In Fusarium falciforme chromosome 9, complete sequence, the following are encoded in one genomic region:
- a CDS encoding Endothiapepsin yields MAPLFVTFLSACLAFGAVVTGCPVRPAQDQQFSVEQIRNPSYVANCPKALARAYVKYGASLPEGLAEVMRNTKSTEAKRADSTGTVVTTPEDGDVEWLTPIQIGTPGQVLNLDLDTGSSDLWVFTNTTQGASQRTSYNPDKSSTSRKLNGYIFEIRYGDGSSSSGDVYLDKVSAGRLRVNNQAVETANRVSGSFDSEPNLDGLMGLGFSSLNTVRPRSQKTFFDNAIPQLRSAVFTANLRRQRPGTYNFGYIDNTTYTGIIGYVPVDSSNGWWQFTSSGYAVGTDKIGRTSINGIADTGTTLLLLPNTVNRAYYAKVSGSRFDSRMNAYTFGCSTNLPTFSFAVGGVTITIPGTYLNFGAATNDGKTCYGSLQPSDGIGINIFGDIAIKAAFVVFDGGQKRIGWARKPL; encoded by the coding sequence ATGGCGCCCTTGTTCGTGACTTTCCTCTCGGCATGTCTGGCCTTCGGGGCTGTTGTCACTGGCTGTCCAGTTCGCCCAGCTCAGGATCAACAGTTCTCCGTGGAGCAGATCAGGAACCCCAGTTACGTTGCCAACTGTCCCAAGGCTCTTGCCAGGGCATACGTCAAATATGGAGCCTCTCTGCCTGAAGGTCTCGCCGAGGTCATGCGCAACACCAAATCCACCGAGGCCAAGCGAGCCGATAGCACTGGAACTGTTGTCACCACACCCGAGGATGGGGACGTTGAGTGGTTGACACCCATCCAGATTGGCACTCCTGGCCAAGTGCTCAATCTGGATTTGGACACGGGCTCTTCAGATCTCTGGGTCTTCACCAATACCACCCAAGGAGCAAGCCAACGTACCAGCTACAACCCTGATAAGAGCAGCACTTCCAGGAAACTCAACGGCTACATATTTGAAATCCGATATGGGGACGGCAGTTCGTCTTCTGGGGATGTCTATCTCGACAAGGTCTCTGCTGGCCGCTTGAGAGTCAACAACCAGGCTGTCGAGACTGCCAACAGGGTCTCTGGCAGCTTCGACTCGGAGCCAAACCTCGACGGCCTCATGGGTCTGGGATTCAGCTCTCTCAATACCGTGAGGCCTAGGTCACAAAAGACGTTCTTCGACAACGCTATCCCACAGCTTCGCTCCGCCGTCTTCACCGCAAATCTGAGGCGTCAAAGGCCCGGAACCTACAACTTTGGTTACATCGACAACACCACCTACACCGGAATCATTGGATACGTGCCTGTTGATTCCTCTAATGGTTGGTGGCAGTTCACATCCAGCGGATATGCCGTTGGCACCGACAAGATTGGCCGCACGTCGATCAATGGCATTGCTGATACCGGCACCAcacttctccttcttcccaACACTGTCAACCGAGCGTACTATGCCAAGGTCAGCGGGTCAAGATTCGATTCAAGGATGAACGCCTACACTTTTGGATGCAGCACCAACCTGCCCACCTTCAGTTttgctgttggtggtgtAACAATCACCATTCCCGGCACATACCTCAACTTTGGCGCCGCCACGAATGATGGTAAGACTTGTTACGGCAGTCTTCAGCCTAGCgacggcatcggcatcaacATCTTTGGTGATatcgccatcaaggctgccttTGTAGTTTTTGATGGAGGTCAGAAGCGAATTGGATGGGCCAGGAAGCCCCTATAA
- a CDS encoding Subtilisin-like protease, giving the protein MPEEIVINGKAVATDHKHQHRDASSSDHILIRTKGDPLNKAQKNELKALGVDIHEFVGNETQQLYLCGYPKDSLVKIRALSYIEYADVYAQEFVVPDVMQTASTHSNDAVEVDILMHRDVEEIDRDLIAKISEAADVEKSAISVDSGMVRVKVDAEALDKLAALDEVRVIHPVNERTIFTNVARRLLGSDDAMFNGTAYKGQDQIICVADTGFDAGSTTDVHDAFTGRVKQLYAWGRRTQNSSDDPDGHGTHVCGSVLGRGQHSTEGSIEGTAPAASLIVQSMFVRFDWRNRSILGGYPADLGQLFDEGYQAGARIHTNSWGTPLPTTNVQRPYDASAESIDRYVWDHQDMTILFAAGNDGQDSNLDGKVNDRSLGAEASAKNCITVGASENLRPTLLSGKNGGPYTYGAFWPDKFSQNPLRDDHQADNPEGLAAFSSRGPSAENRLKPDVVAPGTAILSAKSRKKRFLGGVDRTGVSDDSRYLYLSGTSMATPLVAGCCAAVRECLLKNGYTDEANGVTNPTASLIKALIINGAVPVAGQYVPLHIGQGPNPHSGFGRVNIANTIAMIEPDISSSGYGIGVIDEETEEPFVAQIPIPPPSGDSGQTLKLTMTYADLPGASLSNDLNLVVVAGDKQRHGNQGNEEFDVNATQTFDRSNNVEQIVWPKIPGDSVKVIVKHYRLLSARVPFAYAWRFY; this is encoded by the coding sequence ATGCCTGAAGAGATCGTCATCAATGGCAAGGCCGTGGCAACCGACCACAAGCACCAGCACAGGGATGCATCAAGCTCTGACCACATCCTCATTCGGACCAAGGGCGATCCCTTGAACAAGGCCCAGAAGAATGAGCTGAAAGCACTCGGCGTCGACATCCACGAGTTTGTTGGCAATGAAACTCAGCAGCTCTACCTCTGTGGCTACCCCAAAGACTCGCTGGTCAAGATCCGTGCTCTCAGTTACATCGAGTACGCCGATGTCTATGCACAGGAATTTGTCGTTCCTGATGTGATGCAGACTGCAAGCACCCACTCTAACGATGCGGTGGAAGTCGACATCCTCATGCATCGCGATGTGGAAGAGATCGACAGAGACCTCATAGCCAAGATCTCAGAGGCTGCCGATGTAGAAAAGTCGGCCATCTCAGTCGACTCGGGCATGGTGAGAGTCAAGGTCGACGCTGAAGCGTTGGACAAGCTCGCCGCCCTCGACGAGGTGCGAGTCATCCACCCAGTCAATGAACGCACCATCTTCACCAACGTTGCTCGTCGACTCTTGGGGTCTGATGATGCGATGTTCAATGGCACTGCCTACAAGGGTCAAGACCAGATCATCTGTGTGGCCGACACTGGCTTCGACGCTGGCAGCACGACAGATGTGCATGACGCATTCACCGGTCGTGTGAAGCAGCTCTACGCCTGGGGCCGTCGGACACAGAACAGCTCTGACGACCCGGATGGCCATGGTACTCACGTCTGTGGCTCCGTCCTTGGTCGAGGCCAGCACAGCACTGAGGGTTCGATCGAGGGAACAGCTCCAGCTGCATCTCTGATCGTGCAGTCCATGTTTGTCCGCTTTGACTGGAGGAATCGATCAATCCTTGGTGGCTATCCCGCGGATCTTGGCCAACTGTTTGATGAGGGGTACCAGGCTGGTGCTCGCATCCACACCAATTCATGGGGCACGCCGCTGCCGACGACAAATGTACAGCGGCCGTACGATGCCAGCGCCGAGAGCATTGACAGATATGTCTGGGATCACCAGGACATGACGATTCTCTTTGCCGCTGGCAACGACGGGCAGGATTCCAACCTCGACGGCAAAGTTAACGATCGTTCGCTCGGTGCAGAGGCGTCAGCGAAGAACTGCATCACCGTCGGAGCATCTGAGAACCTTCGGCCCACCTTGCTGTCTGGTAAGAACGGCGGTCCGTACACGTACGGCGCCTTCTGGCCGGACAAGTTCTCTCAAAACCCTCTGAGGGACGACCACCAGGCCGACAACCCGGAAGGTCTCGCGGCGTTCAGCAGCCGGGGTCCCAGCGCCGAGAACAGGCTCAAGCCTGACGTCGTGGCGCCTGGCACAGCTATCCTCTCCGCCAAGTCGAGAAAGAAGAGGTTCCTGGGCGGTGTCGACAGGACGGGCGTCTCGGACGACAGCCGGTACCTGTACCTGTCTGGTACGAGCATGGCGACGCCGCTTGTGGCTGGGTGTTGCGCTGCTGTTAGAGAATGCCTCCTCAAGAACGGCTACACAGATGAAGCCAACGGGGTTACCAACCCTACGGCATCCCTTATCAAggctctcatcatcaacggcGCTGTCCCCGTGGCGGGCCAGTATGTGCCACTCCATATCGGCCAGGGACCCAATCCGCATTCGGGATTTGGACGAGTCAACATCGCAAACACCATCGCGATGATTGAGCCTGATATTTCCTCTTCTGGGTATGGTATCGGTGTCATCGATGAGGAGACAGAGGAACCATTCGTGGCTCAGATCCCTATTCCCCCTCCGTCCGGCGACAGTGGCCAGACATTGAAGCTTACAATGACTTATGCCGACCTTCCTGGCGCGTCGCTGTCTAATGACCTCAATCTTGTGGTCGTGGCAGGTGATAAACAGCGACATGGCAACCAAGGCAATGAGGAGTTTGACGTCAATGCGACGCAGACATTCGACCGCAGCAACAACGTCGAGCAGATCGTCTGGCCAAAGATTCCTGGCGACAGTGTCAAGGTCATTGTCAAGCATTACCGTCTACTTAGTGCTCGTGTGCCATTTGCGTATGCTTGGAGATTCTACTAG